From the Ruminiclostridium josui JCM 17888 genome, one window contains:
- the hisH gene encoding imidazole glycerol phosphate synthase subunit HisH → MIAIIDYGVGNLASVNKAFSFIGYDSKISSDHGEILAADKVVLPGVGAFADAMESLDKTGMISVIKQVAQKGTPLLGICLGMQLLFDYSTEGGEKVEGLGLLKGSVNQFPLDMGLKVPHMGWNSLDIRQNKGIFSGVRQNSYVYFVHSYFVTAENTSDVAAVCKYGIGFDAAVCKGNIMGVQFHPEKSGDVGLEILKNFALA, encoded by the coding sequence ATGATAGCTATTATAGACTATGGCGTGGGTAATCTCGCCAGTGTTAACAAGGCATTCAGTTTTATAGGATATGATTCAAAAATATCTTCTGACCATGGAGAAATACTTGCAGCTGACAAGGTTGTCCTACCTGGTGTCGGTGCATTTGCTGATGCCATGGAGAGTCTTGATAAGACTGGAATGATATCAGTCATAAAGCAGGTTGCTCAAAAGGGAACACCTTTGTTGGGGATATGTCTTGGAATGCAGCTGCTTTTTGATTATAGCACTGAAGGCGGGGAAAAAGTGGAAGGCTTGGGCCTGTTAAAAGGTTCAGTAAACCAATTTCCTTTGGACATGGGATTAAAAGTCCCCCATATGGGTTGGAACAGTCTTGATATTAGACAGAATAAAGGCATTTTTAGCGGAGTACGACAAAATAGCTATGTATATTTTGTACACTCATACTTTGTGACTGCTGAAAATACCTCAGATGTTGCCGCAGTATGCAAATATGGAATCGGGTTTGATGCCGCTGTTTGCAAGGGAAATATTATGGGAGTACAGTTCCACCCTGAAAAGAGTGGAGATGTGGGACTTGAAATACTAAAGAATTTTGCTTTAGCTTAG
- the hisA gene encoding 1-(5-phosphoribosyl)-5-[(5-phosphoribosylamino)methylideneamino]imidazole-4-carboxamide isomerase: MIIYPAIDIIDGKCVRLQQGSYSDVTVFGDNPVDMARKWESFGARYLHVVDLDGARSGKSENAEIIMQIAKTLKIPVQTGGGIRNIETIETYLSGGLGRVILGTSAVNNREMLIEALKEYKDKIAVGIDAKDGKVAIHGWEKTSDFTAVEFAREIESLGTKTIIYTDISRDGMLKGPNLQAMKEMAENVALNVIASGGVSNLTDIVDLKQTGVSGVIVGKALYTGNVNLKEAIEAI, from the coding sequence ATGATTATTTATCCCGCAATTGATATTATAGACGGAAAGTGTGTGAGGCTGCAGCAGGGCAGCTACAGTGATGTAACTGTTTTCGGAGACAACCCTGTGGATATGGCAAGAAAATGGGAGAGCTTTGGAGCTAGATACTTGCATGTAGTTGATTTGGATGGTGCAAGGTCAGGAAAGTCGGAAAATGCTGAGATTATAATGCAGATAGCAAAAACTTTGAAAATCCCGGTTCAGACAGGTGGAGGAATAAGAAACATTGAAACCATTGAAACTTACCTGTCCGGAGGATTGGGCAGAGTTATACTTGGCACATCAGCAGTGAATAATCGTGAAATGCTTATAGAGGCTTTAAAAGAATATAAAGATAAAATAGCTGTGGGGATTGATGCAAAGGATGGGAAAGTTGCAATTCACGGTTGGGAGAAAACCAGTGATTTTACAGCTGTTGAGTTTGCAAGAGAAATTGAATCCCTTGGTACAAAAACAATTATATACACTGATATTTCAAGGGATGGTATGCTCAAAGGCCCGAATCTTCAGGCTATGAAGGAAATGGCGGAAAATGTTGCATTAAATGTAATAGCATCCGGTGGAGTAAGTAACCTTACAGATATAGTTGACTTAAAACAGACAGGAGTAAGCGGAGTAATTGTAGGGAAAGCCCTTTACACCGGAAATGTTAATTTAAAAGAAGCAATAGAAGCCATATAA
- the hisF gene encoding imidazole glycerol phosphate synthase subunit HisF: MLTKRIIPCLDVHAGRVVKGVQFVNIIDAGDPVEAAAFYDKAGADELTFLDITASSDARSIMLDVVSRVAEQVFIPFTVGGGIRTAEDFRQILKAGADKVGVNSAALKRPELISEAAWKFGSQCVVLAIDAKKRADGSGWDTYLNGGRVNTGKDAVEWAIEAEKLGAGEILLTSMDKDGTKDGYDIELTRTISENVKIPVIASGGAGKMEHFKDALVEGKADAVLAASLFHFREMEIRDLKGYLKNNGIETRL; this comes from the coding sequence ATGCTGACTAAAAGAATAATTCCCTGTCTTGATGTACATGCGGGGAGAGTTGTTAAAGGCGTACAGTTTGTAAATATAATAGATGCCGGGGACCCGGTGGAAGCGGCTGCATTTTATGACAAAGCCGGTGCGGATGAGCTTACTTTTCTGGATATTACTGCTTCTTCAGATGCTAGGTCAATAATGCTTGATGTTGTCAGCAGGGTAGCAGAGCAAGTATTTATTCCTTTCACTGTAGGTGGTGGAATCAGGACAGCAGAGGATTTTCGGCAGATATTGAAAGCCGGAGCCGATAAAGTTGGTGTAAATTCTGCTGCCCTTAAAAGACCTGAATTGATATCAGAAGCAGCGTGGAAATTCGGAAGCCAGTGTGTAGTACTGGCAATAGATGCAAAAAAACGTGCTGACGGCTCAGGATGGGATACATATCTCAATGGTGGAAGAGTGAACACTGGTAAGGATGCTGTTGAATGGGCTATAGAAGCTGAGAAGCTGGGAGCCGGTGAAATCCTGTTAACAAGCATGGACAAGGACGGAACAAAAGACGGATATGATATAGAGCTGACAAGGACAATATCCGAAAATGTAAAAATTCCTGTGATAGCATCCGGCGGAGCAGGAAAAATGGAGCATTTCAAAGATGCTCTTGTGGAAGGAAAAGCAGATGCAGTATTGGCTGCGTCACTATTCCATTTTAGAGAGATGGAAATTCGTGATTTGAAAGGTTACCTAAAAAATAATGGTATTGAAACAAGGCTTTAA
- the hisIE gene encoding bifunctional phosphoribosyl-AMP cyclohydrolase/phosphoribosyl-ATP diphosphatase HisIE produces MNNLKSSVKFDEKGLVPVVTQDAKTKEVLMVAYMNEEAFDKTIETGKVHYYSRNRSKLWLKGETSGHFQLVKSIKLDCDGDTILIEAEQIDAACHTGNKTCFFRTMVDGEWKENEEEKPTAAILHEVYNVIVDRTVNPKEGSYTNYLFTKGLDKILKKVGEEAAEVIIAAKNKSKEEIRYEVSDLMYHLMVLLVERGLTLEDIYGELKGRR; encoded by the coding sequence ATGAATAACTTAAAAAGTTCGGTTAAATTCGATGAGAAAGGTCTTGTTCCTGTAGTTACTCAGGATGCTAAAACAAAAGAGGTTTTAATGGTAGCGTACATGAACGAGGAAGCCTTTGATAAGACTATAGAGACAGGAAAGGTTCATTATTACAGCCGCAATCGCAGTAAGCTTTGGCTAAAAGGCGAGACATCAGGCCACTTTCAGCTTGTTAAGTCAATAAAGCTGGACTGTGATGGAGATACAATTTTAATAGAGGCTGAACAGATTGATGCTGCTTGCCATACAGGAAACAAGACATGTTTTTTCAGAACAATGGTTGACGGAGAATGGAAAGAAAATGAAGAAGAAAAGCCAACAGCTGCAATTCTTCATGAGGTTTACAACGTAATAGTAGACAGAACAGTTAATCCTAAAGAAGGTTCATATACTAATTACCTGTTTACAAAAGGTTTGGACAAGATTTTGAAAAAAGTAGGAGAAGAGGCTGCCGAAGTTATTATTGCGGCAAAGAACAAATCTAAAGAAGAAATAAGATACGAAGTATCAGATTTAATGTACCATCTTATGGTATTGCTTGTAGAAAGAGGCCTCACTCTTGAGGACATATACGGAGAATTAAAAGGAAGAAGATAA
- a CDS encoding tetratricopeptide repeat protein, protein MKNNLLSIDEYRNNPEFYFYKGLRCANKRNLNDAYKNLVKAAELSPDNMEYKFNIACFLSEMQRPREANRIFMDILLHYDPTMHDCYFGMGCNSFELGDMKKAAEYFEKYIYFESDGEFSEEVSEMIFYLKLYNDIAGDNRFLKLSQTNLKKAHKNLLNNKTEEAVSELYKAIAFNPMNTDARNLLILILLEQQNYKRASNFIATVTNIYSDDIWANSLKIYNLYHTRKYSRVEKLLKILPYRSIYNRKDLLCIATTLIMFNKINELINLLETYIVEYSDLLICSLLLIGYISTRNYSKATSILKNLQSISILDTNFSNWIKKVSGFIKYDDTSEISVLEEYKEIFRIIGEPEDYMYSPFKYIKIFENASKPRQRTVKKIPKKYNSVVECVVLHKEIMYVSEYEKEIIQILYNAIYHTGELLTDNEKDIVVLSAAIEYIYCKENFIRMEKEELIQKYGISSVAFNKVLKKIKYK, encoded by the coding sequence GTGAAAAATAATTTATTAAGCATCGATGAATATCGGAATAATCCGGAATTTTATTTCTATAAAGGACTGCGTTGTGCAAATAAAAGGAATTTAAACGACGCTTACAAAAATTTGGTTAAGGCTGCTGAGCTAAGTCCTGATAATATGGAGTATAAATTTAACATAGCATGCTTTCTTTCTGAAATGCAAAGGCCAAGAGAAGCCAACAGGATATTCATGGATATACTTTTACACTATGACCCTACAATGCATGATTGTTATTTCGGTATGGGCTGTAACAGCTTTGAGCTAGGTGACATGAAAAAGGCTGCCGAATACTTTGAAAAGTATATCTATTTTGAGAGTGATGGTGAATTCAGCGAAGAAGTTTCAGAAATGATATTTTATTTGAAACTGTATAATGACATTGCTGGAGACAACAGATTTTTAAAGTTGTCTCAAACTAACCTAAAAAAGGCTCACAAAAACCTCTTAAACAACAAAACTGAAGAGGCGGTAAGTGAGCTATATAAAGCAATAGCATTCAATCCTATGAATACCGATGCACGTAATCTGCTGATACTTATACTTTTGGAACAGCAAAACTATAAGCGTGCATCAAATTTTATTGCCACGGTTACCAATATATATAGTGATGACATTTGGGCTAACAGTCTTAAAATATATAATCTATACCACACCCGGAAATATTCCCGAGTGGAAAAATTATTAAAGATCCTTCCGTATAGAAGTATATACAATAGGAAGGACCTTTTGTGTATTGCAACTACATTAATAATGTTTAATAAAATAAATGAATTGATTAACTTGCTGGAAACATATATTGTTGAGTACAGCGATTTATTAATATGCTCGTTGCTCCTTATAGGCTATATATCAACAAGAAATTACAGCAAGGCAACCTCGATTCTTAAAAATCTGCAATCAATTAGTATATTGGATACAAACTTTTCAAATTGGATTAAAAAGGTCAGTGGATTTATAAAGTACGACGATACCTCCGAAATATCGGTTTTGGAAGAGTATAAGGAAATATTCAGAATAATAGGGGAACCTGAAGATTACATGTATAGCCCTTTCAAGTATATAAAAATATTTGAAAATGCCTCTAAACCAAGACAAAGAACTGTAAAAAAGATTCCCAAAAAGTATAATTCTGTTGTTGAGTGTGTTGTACTTCATAAGGAAATAATGTATGTTTCTGAATACGAAAAGGAAATAATACAAATATTGTATAATGCAATATATCATACAGGGGAACTTTTAACAGATAATGAAAAAGACATAGTTGTCCTTTCTGCTGCAATTGAATATATCTACTGCAAAGAGAACTTCATTAGAATGGAAAAGGAGGAATTAATACAAAAGTATGGAATTTCTTCTGTTGCGTTTAATAAAGTACTCAAAAAAATCAAATATAAGTAG
- the groES gene encoding co-chaperone GroES codes for MKIKPLGDRVVIKMLESEETTKSGIVLPGSAKEKPQVAEIVAVGPGTVVDGKEVKMEVKVGDKVLTSKYSGTEVKFDGQEYTILRQSDILAIVE; via the coding sequence ATGAAGATAAAACCATTAGGCGATAGAGTAGTTATAAAAATGCTTGAGAGCGAAGAAACTACTAAAAGTGGAATCGTATTACCAGGAAGTGCAAAGGAAAAGCCACAAGTGGCAGAGATAGTTGCAGTAGGACCTGGAACTGTTGTAGATGGCAAAGAAGTTAAAATGGAAGTTAAAGTTGGAGACAAAGTACTTACCAGCAAATATTCCGGAACAGAAGTAAAATTTGACGGTCAGGAATATACAATATTGAGACAGAGCGATATCCTCGCAATTGTTGAATAA
- the groL gene encoding chaperonin GroEL (60 kDa chaperone family; promotes refolding of misfolded polypeptides especially under stressful conditions; forms two stacked rings of heptamers to form a barrel-shaped 14mer; ends can be capped by GroES; misfolded proteins enter the barrel where they are refolded when GroES binds) — protein sequence MAKEIKFGEEARRALEKGVNQLADTVKVTLGPKGRNVVLDKKFGSPLITNDGVTIAKEVELEDKFENMGAQLVKEVATKTNDVAGDGTTTATLLAQAIIREGMKNVAAGANPMILKKGLQKAVDAAVAGIKANSRKIKGKEDIARVATISANEELIGTLIADAMEKVTNDGVITVEESKSMGTNLEVVEGMQFDRGYLSAYMVTDTDKMEAVLDDPYILITDKKITNIQDILPILEQIVQQGKKLLIIAEDMEGEALTTLILNKLRGTFTCVAVKAPGFGDRRKAMLQDIAILTGGEVITEELGLELKETQITQLGKARQVIVQKENTIIVDGAGSADDIKSRINSIKTQIEDTTSDFDREKLQERLAKLSGGVAVIQVGAATETEMKEKKLRIEDALAATRAAVEEGIVAGGGTALINVIPEVEKLLESTSGDEKTGVQIILRALEEPVRQIAANAGLEGSVIVDKIKSSEKGVGFDALNERYIDMIENGIVDPAKVTRSALQNAASVAAMVLTTESVVADKPEPEAPAMPGGMPGGMGGMY from the coding sequence ATGGCAAAGGAAATTAAATTTGGTGAAGAAGCTAGACGCGCACTTGAAAAAGGTGTTAACCAATTAGCTGATACAGTAAAAGTTACACTTGGACCAAAGGGAAGAAATGTTGTTTTAGATAAGAAATTCGGATCACCATTAATAACAAACGATGGTGTTACTATAGCAAAAGAAGTTGAACTGGAAGACAAATTCGAAAATATGGGTGCTCAGTTAGTTAAAGAAGTTGCTACAAAGACAAACGATGTAGCCGGTGACGGTACTACTACAGCAACTTTACTTGCACAGGCAATAATCAGAGAAGGTATGAAGAACGTTGCTGCTGGAGCAAACCCAATGATATTAAAGAAAGGTTTGCAGAAGGCTGTTGATGCTGCTGTTGCAGGAATCAAGGCAAATAGCCGTAAAATTAAAGGTAAGGAAGACATCGCAAGAGTTGCAACTATTTCCGCAAATGAGGAATTAATAGGAACTCTTATTGCTGATGCAATGGAAAAAGTAACAAATGACGGTGTTATCACTGTTGAAGAATCAAAATCTATGGGAACAAACCTTGAAGTAGTTGAAGGTATGCAGTTTGACAGAGGATACCTTTCAGCTTACATGGTTACAGATACTGATAAGATGGAAGCAGTTTTGGATGATCCATACATCCTTATAACAGATAAGAAAATAACAAATATTCAGGACATACTTCCAATTCTTGAGCAAATCGTTCAACAAGGAAAGAAACTTCTCATAATTGCAGAAGATATGGAAGGAGAGGCACTTACAACTCTTATCCTGAATAAATTAAGAGGAACATTTACTTGCGTAGCTGTTAAGGCACCTGGATTCGGTGACAGAAGAAAAGCTATGCTTCAAGATATAGCTATATTAACAGGCGGAGAAGTTATAACTGAAGAATTGGGTCTTGAACTCAAGGAAACTCAAATAACTCAGCTTGGTAAAGCAAGACAGGTAATTGTACAAAAAGAAAATACAATAATAGTTGATGGTGCAGGAAGCGCTGACGACATAAAGAGCAGAATAAACTCTATCAAGACTCAGATAGAAGATACTACATCAGACTTTGACAGAGAAAAGCTTCAAGAAAGACTTGCAAAGCTTTCAGGTGGTGTAGCTGTTATTCAGGTTGGTGCTGCAACTGAAACTGAAATGAAAGAAAAGAAATTGAGAATTGAAGACGCTCTAGCTGCAACAAGAGCGGCAGTTGAAGAAGGTATAGTAGCAGGTGGTGGAACAGCCTTAATTAACGTAATTCCAGAAGTAGAAAAATTACTTGAATCAACTTCAGGTGACGAAAAGACAGGTGTTCAGATTATATTAAGAGCTCTTGAAGAACCTGTAAGACAAATAGCAGCAAATGCGGGTCTTGAAGGCTCAGTAATAGTTGATAAGATTAAATCTAGCGAAAAGGGTGTCGGATTCGATGCACTTAACGAAAGATATATAGATATGATTGAAAACGGAATAGTTGATCCTGCAAAGGTTACAAGATCAGCTCTTCAAAATGCAGCTTCTGTAGCAGCAATGGTACTTACAACAGAAAGCGTTGTAGCTGATAAGCCTGAACCTGAGGCACCAGCTATGCCAGGTGGAATGCCAGGTGGAATGGGCGGAATGTACTAA
- a CDS encoding DUF6106 family protein, with protein sequence MDIFMEKIVKRKKTAVDSLIIAATIVIGLALIMIIGSLRFLQTFMPVLLVAIGYLGYMLIRNRNIEYEYIVTNGDLDIDMIIAQRKRKRVFSGSCKDFEIVAKMTSGQYNQSYENIKNRLNAVTSMDSNEVYFISTVKDGEKMLIFFEPHPKMIESFKKYIPRKVFE encoded by the coding sequence ATGGATATATTTATGGAGAAAATTGTAAAACGCAAAAAAACTGCTGTTGATTCGTTAATAATTGCAGCTACAATTGTAATTGGATTAGCGTTAATCATGATAATTGGCTCATTGAGATTTTTACAAACCTTCATGCCGGTATTACTTGTAGCAATTGGATATTTAGGCTATATGCTGATAAGAAATAGAAACATAGAATATGAATATATTGTCACCAATGGTGATTTAGATATAGATATGATAATAGCTCAGAGAAAGAGAAAAAGAGTATTTAGTGGTTCTTGCAAAGATTTTGAGATAGTTGCAAAAATGACAAGTGGTCAGTACAATCAAAGCTATGAAAACATCAAAAATCGCTTAAATGCTGTAACATCAATGGATTCAAATGAAGTATACTTTATATCCACAGTCAAAGACGGTGAGAAAATGCTTATATTTTTTGAACCACATCCCAAAATGATTGAATCATTCAAAAAGTATATTCCCAGAAAGGTTTTTGAATAA